One Desulfosoma sp. genomic window carries:
- the pnp gene encoding polyribonucleotide nucleotidyltransferase has product MKKTVQVEVGGRPLIFETGHAVRQASGAVFVRYGDTVVMVAAVKEDRVREGIDFVPLMVEYQEMSYAAGRIPGGFFRREIGRPSEKETLTSRLIDRPIRPLFPKGFAYETQVIATVLSVDQENEPDVVALTGASAALHLSAIPFAGPVAAVRVGRVNGQLIINPSAVQLERSDLNMVVAGSRDAVVMVEGGAQFIPEADILEAIDAAHQAILPILDAQDELRRLAGLPKEDIVEPVVPFELEQAVRETVGDGMREAMTTADKMKRRDKKKALHQTVLAVMAEKFPGSEKDVERVLEKLEKETVRRMMVQERRRIDGRAFDEIRPISIEVGLLPRTHGSAMFRRGETQVLAVTTLGSSSDEQKIEALTGESFKSFMLHYNFPPYSVGEVRPLRGPGRREIGHGALAERAVKPILPSNGTFPYTIRVVCEVLESNGSSSMASVCGACLSLMDAGVPVQDMVAGIAMGLVKEGEDFLILSDILGDEDHLGDMDFKVTGNEKGVTAIQMDVKIAGISREIMTRALEQARQGRLFILSKMREVMSAPRPELSPYAPRMEVIHINPEKIRDVIGPGGKVIRGIVAETGAKIDVEDSGRVVIMSPDKEACQKAIDKIRGLTMEPEIGQVYMARVTKVTDFGAFAEILPHTEGLIHISQLDHKRVQRVTDVVKEGDEVLVKVIDIDREGRIRLSRKAVLGNPEQRK; this is encoded by the coding sequence ATGAAGAAAACGGTTCAGGTTGAGGTGGGCGGACGCCCCCTCATTTTCGAAACGGGCCATGCGGTCCGTCAAGCCAGCGGAGCGGTCTTTGTCCGCTACGGGGACACAGTGGTCATGGTCGCCGCCGTCAAAGAAGATCGCGTCCGTGAAGGTATCGATTTCGTGCCGCTCATGGTGGAATACCAGGAAATGAGCTACGCGGCGGGCCGGATTCCAGGCGGCTTTTTTCGAAGGGAAATCGGTAGACCCAGCGAAAAGGAAACCCTTACGTCCAGATTGATCGACCGCCCCATTCGGCCTCTGTTTCCAAAAGGTTTCGCTTATGAAACCCAGGTGATCGCCACGGTACTTTCCGTGGATCAGGAAAACGAACCGGACGTGGTCGCTTTAACGGGAGCTTCAGCCGCCTTGCACCTTTCGGCCATTCCCTTTGCAGGACCTGTGGCCGCCGTGCGTGTCGGGCGTGTAAACGGGCAGCTGATCATCAACCCCAGTGCCGTCCAACTGGAACGCAGTGATTTGAACATGGTGGTGGCCGGCAGCCGGGACGCCGTGGTTATGGTGGAAGGCGGCGCTCAGTTCATTCCCGAAGCGGACATTTTGGAAGCCATCGACGCGGCGCATCAAGCTATTCTGCCTATTTTGGACGCTCAGGACGAGTTGCGACGTCTTGCAGGACTGCCCAAGGAAGACATTGTGGAACCGGTCGTGCCTTTCGAGCTGGAACAGGCGGTTCGAGAAACCGTCGGCGACGGCATGCGCGAAGCCATGACCACCGCCGACAAGATGAAGCGTCGGGACAAGAAGAAAGCTCTTCATCAGACCGTGCTGGCCGTCATGGCGGAAAAGTTTCCCGGCTCGGAAAAGGACGTGGAACGAGTCCTGGAAAAGCTGGAAAAGGAAACGGTGCGCCGTATGATGGTACAGGAACGTCGCCGTATCGACGGGCGGGCCTTTGATGAAATTCGTCCCATCAGCATTGAAGTAGGGCTTCTGCCACGGACTCACGGATCGGCCATGTTCCGTCGTGGTGAAACCCAGGTGCTGGCCGTGACCACCTTGGGCTCTTCCAGCGATGAGCAAAAGATTGAAGCCCTTACCGGAGAATCCTTCAAGTCTTTTATGCTCCATTACAATTTTCCGCCCTATTCGGTAGGTGAAGTGCGCCCTTTGCGGGGACCAGGCCGACGGGAAATCGGACACGGAGCTCTGGCGGAACGGGCCGTGAAACCTATTTTGCCTTCCAACGGCACTTTTCCTTACACCATTCGAGTGGTCTGTGAAGTGCTGGAATCCAACGGCAGCAGTTCCATGGCCAGCGTGTGCGGTGCCTGCTTGTCTCTCATGGATGCCGGAGTCCCCGTGCAGGACATGGTGGCCGGTATCGCCATGGGTCTAGTGAAAGAAGGGGAAGATTTTCTGATCCTCTCCGATATCCTCGGCGATGAGGATCACCTGGGGGACATGGACTTCAAGGTGACCGGAAACGAGAAAGGTGTGACCGCCATCCAAATGGACGTTAAAATTGCGGGGATCAGCCGTGAGATCATGACGCGGGCTTTGGAGCAAGCCCGGCAAGGACGCCTGTTTATCTTGTCCAAAATGCGGGAAGTGATGAGCGCCCCTCGACCGGAACTGTCCCCTTATGCGCCGCGCATGGAAGTCATTCACATCAACCCGGAAAAAATCCGCGATGTCATCGGCCCGGGCGGCAAGGTCATTCGAGGAATCGTGGCCGAAACCGGAGCCAAGATCGATGTGGAAGACTCAGGACGCGTGGTCATCATGAGTCCGGACAAGGAGGCATGCCAAAAGGCCATCGACAAGATTCGAGGACTCACCATGGAACCCGAAATCGGGCAAGTCTATATGGCTCGGGTCACCAAGGTGACGGACTTCGGCGCCTTTGCCGAAATCCTTCCGCACACGGAAGGTCTGATTCATATTTCTCAATTGGACCACAAACGGGTTCAAAGAGTCACCGACGTTGTTAAGGAAGGTGATGAGGTGTTGGTGAAAGTCATCGACATCGATCGTGAAGGCCGTATTCGACTCAGCCGTAAGGCCGTGCTGGGTAATCCGGAACAACGCAAATAA
- the rpsO gene encoding 30S ribosomal protein S15: protein MVLTPERKKEIIDTFKIHPSDTGSPEVQIALLSERINYLTEHFKVHKKDHHSRRGLLKLVGQRRQLLNYLKRKNIDRYHTLIERLGLRR, encoded by the coding sequence GTGGTTCTCACCCCAGAAAGGAAAAAAGAAATCATCGACACTTTCAAGATTCATCCCAGCGATACGGGATCACCCGAGGTGCAAATCGCTTTGCTCAGTGAACGGATCAATTATTTGACCGAGCATTTCAAGGTGCATAAAAAGGATCATCATTCTCGGCGCGGTCTGCTCAAGCTGGTCGGCCAGCGACGACAGTTGCTCAATTATTTGAAACGCAAGAACATCGATCGGTATCATACTCTGATCGAGCGCTTGGGGCTGCGCCGTTAA
- the truB gene encoding tRNA pseudouridine(55) synthase TruB, whose protein sequence is MPETLPTSMDPSKRSQQRKASASVHGILLVDKPEGWTSHQVVDTLRRRLGVSKMGHTGTLDPFATGLLVLCLGEATRIADLLTLTDKHYIFRMRLGVETDTFDPTGQVTHIYEGPPIPPERVREVAALMVGPSMQRVPRYAAVKVQGRRLYEWTRAGHQVETPSRGVHIYALHVLDASWPEITCSVHCSKGTYVRQLAADIGSRLGCGAHVSALRRTQNGPFSVHDALPLDTLERMAHDREWMRHVIPLHAALSHLPALVVTDSAIRNRLRHGHLPEAWLDSQAVVAEGHSGPVRLMGPDNELLALWWPVTDPGQRRLKVFQSSHNFI, encoded by the coding sequence ATGCCTGAAACGCTGCCGACGTCCATGGATCCCTCGAAGCGTTCGCAACAAAGGAAGGCTTCAGCTTCTGTGCACGGCATCCTTTTGGTGGACAAGCCCGAAGGATGGACCTCGCATCAGGTAGTGGACACGTTGCGTCGCCGCCTAGGTGTTTCCAAAATGGGGCATACGGGCACCTTGGATCCCTTCGCCACAGGACTTCTGGTCCTTTGCCTCGGCGAAGCCACTCGCATCGCCGATCTCCTCACTCTCACCGACAAGCACTACATTTTCCGCATGCGCTTGGGTGTGGAAACGGACACCTTTGACCCCACAGGTCAAGTGACCCACATCTATGAAGGTCCGCCCATCCCCCCCGAACGTGTGCGGGAAGTTGCGGCCCTCATGGTGGGACCCTCCATGCAACGGGTCCCTCGTTATGCGGCCGTCAAGGTGCAAGGACGACGACTCTATGAATGGACTCGGGCCGGCCACCAAGTGGAAACACCTTCGCGAGGCGTGCACATCTACGCTTTGCATGTCCTGGATGCCTCCTGGCCTGAAATCACCTGCAGTGTGCACTGTTCCAAAGGAACTTACGTTCGACAATTGGCCGCGGACATAGGAAGCCGCCTCGGCTGCGGCGCTCATGTCTCGGCACTGCGTCGAACGCAAAATGGACCGTTTTCGGTCCATGACGCCCTGCCTTTGGACACTTTGGAAAGGATGGCTCACGATCGAGAGTGGATGCGCCATGTCATTCCTCTGCATGCGGCCCTTTCCCATCTGCCTGCTTTGGTCGTGACGGATTCTGCCATTCGAAACCGGTTGCGCCACGGCCATCTGCCTGAAGCCTGGCTGGATTCACAAGCGGTGGTTGCGGAAGGACACAGCGGACCCGTACGTCTTATGGGTCCCGACAACGAGCTGCTGGCCCTGTGGTGGCCCGTGACCGATCCTGGCCAACGACGTCTGAAGGTTTTTCAATCATCGCACAATTTCATCTAG
- a CDS encoding bifunctional oligoribonuclease/PAP phosphatase NrnA has translation MNGCFTESMKNPESYGECSRTVLHEETFEQAAKAQTLASLKQVIHQGRRFAVATHVRPDGDAVGSLLAMATMLRLLGKTVDTYCQDPPPSGHDFLAGVEEIHHTWNAVADYDTAILVDCGEFNRVGTVLADALSRIPILVNIDHHITEDPFGNVAWVDPKASSTCELLYDLAVFLRVPITPELASQLYTGILTDTGSFRFSNTTRRVLEIATELVGHGARPAFIAAQIYDSGSPQRLRLLAQVLLTVSFEADNRLATAELSRAMFRETGATRSDAESFINHLRSVRSVLMAALFREEEDGTVHVSLRSKDPVDVAAFARRYGGGGHRHASAFRTRGTLSQVRASVTQAALEYLDSHA, from the coding sequence TTGAACGGCTGCTTCACCGAATCCATGAAGAATCCTGAAAGTTACGGTGAGTGTTCACGCACGGTGTTGCACGAAGAAACCTTTGAGCAGGCCGCTAAGGCTCAAACATTGGCTTCTCTGAAACAGGTGATCCACCAAGGTCGGCGTTTTGCGGTGGCAACCCATGTACGCCCTGACGGGGATGCCGTGGGATCCCTTTTAGCGATGGCCACCATGCTGCGGCTTTTAGGGAAAACCGTCGACACCTATTGCCAAGACCCGCCGCCTTCGGGCCATGATTTCCTTGCGGGCGTCGAAGAGATTCATCATACCTGGAACGCCGTCGCAGACTACGACACGGCCATTTTGGTAGATTGCGGTGAGTTCAATCGGGTCGGCACGGTGCTGGCGGATGCTCTGTCTCGAATTCCCATCCTGGTCAATATTGATCATCACATCACAGAGGATCCCTTCGGGAACGTGGCCTGGGTGGATCCCAAGGCCAGCAGCACCTGCGAACTCCTTTACGATCTTGCGGTTTTTCTGAGGGTGCCGATCACTCCGGAACTGGCTTCCCAGCTTTATACCGGCATTCTTACAGACACCGGATCCTTTCGGTTTTCCAACACAACCCGCAGAGTGCTGGAGATCGCCACGGAACTCGTCGGTCATGGAGCTCGGCCCGCTTTTATTGCGGCTCAGATTTACGATTCCGGATCCCCTCAAAGATTACGCCTGCTGGCCCAAGTCCTTCTCACCGTCTCTTTTGAAGCCGACAATCGGCTGGCGACGGCTGAACTAAGCCGGGCCATGTTTCGTGAAACGGGAGCGACTCGATCGGATGCGGAAAGTTTTATCAATCATCTGCGCAGCGTCCGCTCCGTGCTCATGGCCGCTCTGTTTCGCGAGGAAGAGGACGGAACCGTGCATGTGAGTCTCAGATCCAAGGACCCTGTGGATGTGGCGGCTTTTGCACGCCGTTACGGCGGCGGCGGACATCGCCATGCGTCGGCCTTTCGCACACGAGGAACCTTGTCCCAAGTGCGGGCTTCGGTGACGCAAGCCGCTTTGGAGTATTTAGACAGTCATGCCTGA
- the rbfA gene encoding 30S ribosome-binding factor RbfA has translation MQYKRSDRVADLLQRTVAEILLRRVRDPRLAKLTVTGVEVSADLRYAKIYYCFVGTVEERPEVARALEKARPFIRREIGRRVELRYVPDIQFFFDASFDYGEKIERLLHRIHEES, from the coding sequence ATGCAATACAAAAGATCGGACCGTGTCGCGGATCTTCTGCAGCGTACCGTCGCCGAAATTCTTCTGCGACGTGTTCGGGATCCTCGACTGGCCAAGTTGACCGTGACGGGCGTAGAAGTAAGCGCCGATCTTCGGTACGCCAAGATCTACTACTGCTTTGTGGGGACAGTCGAAGAACGCCCGGAAGTGGCTCGAGCCTTGGAAAAGGCTCGCCCCTTTATTCGTCGCGAAATCGGCCGGCGTGTGGAACTTCGTTATGTGCCGGACATTCAATTCTTTTTTGACGCCTCTTTTGATTACGGAGAAAAAATTGAACGGCTGCTTCACCGAATCCATGAAGAATCCTGA
- a CDS encoding DUF503 domain-containing protein — MKETTVSVGVARVTFRLHGNDSLKGKRKIVKSLIEKSRHRFPIAIAEVDDLDRYQRATLGIAVIGNDARLLNSILDKVVDFMVGMGIADLESHHIEMIPL; from the coding sequence ATGAAGGAGACCACGGTCAGCGTGGGTGTGGCCCGGGTCACATTTCGGCTTCACGGAAACGATTCCCTAAAGGGAAAGCGCAAGATCGTCAAAAGCCTTATTGAAAAAAGCCGGCATCGGTTTCCCATTGCCATTGCGGAGGTGGATGACCTGGACCGCTATCAAAGGGCGACGTTGGGCATAGCTGTCATCGGCAACGATGCACGCCTGCTGAATTCCATTCTGGATAAAGTGGTGGATTTTATGGTGGGCATGGGGATTGCCGATTTGGAAAGTCATCATATCGAAATGATCCCGCTTTAA